GGGTCAGCACCGGCAGGCCGGGCAGCGCGCCCGTGCCTTCGAGCAGCATCAGCGCATCGGCATCGAGCACCAGCGGCTTGTCCGAAGCCAGCGCCGCATCGAGCAGGGCTCGCCCTGCGGCATCACGCCCCAGCCCCGGCCCGACCAGCGCGCAGCCTACCCGCCTATCGGCGAGCAAGTCCGCCAGCGGCGCATCGCGCCGGACGATCGCGGCCGGGCCGCCCTGCCCTTTGCCGGCCAAGGTGACATAGCCAGCCCCGCCCCGCTGCGCCGCCATCGCGGAAAGCAGCGCCGCGCCCGGCATCGCTCCCTCGGCGACGACGACATGGCCGCGCGTATATTTATGATCGGCCGGTCCCGGCGCCGGAAGATGCGGGCGAGCGATCTCCGACAGGCTGGAGGTCCCGGGAATGCCGATATCCCCCAGCACCAGCCGCCCCATCAGCGCTGCCGCCGGCTGCAGCAGATGCGCGGGCTTCAGCACCGCGAGCGCGACCGTCATGTCATAGCGTATCGCTGGCCCCAGCAGCGCACCGTCATCGGTGCCGATCCCGCTCGGCAGGTCCACCGCGATCCTGAGCCGCGCCGCCGCCGCCAGCCGTTCAAGCGGCGCGGCGATGGCGGGATCGAGCGGGCGCGCCAGCCCGGTGCCGAACAGCGCGTCGATGATCACGGCGGCCGGCTTCGCCTCGGCCAGCGGCTCGACCGGCCCGCCCCACAGGCCGCGCATCACCCGCGCCACATCGGTACGCGGCTCACCGCTCGCCGCGATGCGGACCGGCACCCCGCGTGCGTGCAGCAGCCGCGCGATCACATAGCCGTCGCCGCCATTGTTGCCCGGGCCGCACAGCACCAGCGTCGGCGCGCGCCCCGCATAGCGCCAAGCCGCCTCGGCAACGGCGGCGCCCGCGCGCTGCATCGCCGCGTCGACGGTGAGGCCGGTCGCGAACACGGCCTCCTCGGCGGCGCGCGTCTCGGCGGCGGTCAGGATCGGGCGGCCTTCGGTGCGCGCGCTCACGGCGCGACCTTCGCCGGCAGCCGATAGACCATTTCGCCCGCCGCCACCTCGATATGGCCGGGCTCATCCGAGGGCCGCACCGTCACCGGCACCGCGCCGTCGGCCGCGATCACCCCACGCCCGTCCTTGACGATCAACAGGCGCCGGAAGCCGCCATCGGGCCCGCGCGCGACGATCACCCGGCCATCCGGGCTGTCGACACGATCGATCGTGCAGATGCGCTCGAACCGGGGTGCGTCCGCAAGCCGGCAGTCGATCGGATCGCCGGTCGCATCGTCCTTCGCCGAGCCGCAGGCGGCGAGCAGCAGCAGGGCCGCGAGGCCCAGGCTCTTTCCAACACCGATCGCCGAGATTCCGTTCACCCCGGGCCTAGAGCATAAAGCGATGGGGCAAGGCAACTCAGGAGACCGCGCCAATGTCGATCCCGCGCGCGACGTCCAGGAAGGCGGCAAGGGTGGCGCTGTCGTCCGCCCCTCGCCAGGCAAGCCCCGTCTCCAGCATCGGCGCCTCCTCCAGATCGACGTAGAGCACGCCGGTCCGCGCCAGATTGCGCATCGACGCCGGCACCAGCGCGAATCCCATGCCCGCCGAGACGAGACTGATAATCGTCTGCATCTGGATCGCCTCCTGACGGACATGCGGCGGCCTTCCCTGCCGCTCCAGATAGGCGGTGATGCGATCGTGGAAGACCGGCGCGACCCGGCGCGGGAACAGGATCAGCGGCCGATCGAGCCAGTCGCCGCCCAGCCAGCCGCCGTGCCGCTGCCGCGCCTCATCCACCCAGGCTTCGGGTATCGCGGCGACCAGCGGCTCCCGCAGCAGCGGCATGTAGCTCAGAGCATCGGGCAGCGCTCCATCGGGTGGTACGATGATGCCGGCATGGCCCCGCCCGTCGAGCAGCGCCGCGATCTGCACGTCGCTGGTCGCCTCGGCCAGCGTCACCTCGACCTGCGGAAAGCGCGCCGCATAATGGCGGACCAGCGCCGGCAGCAGGCTGTAGTCGGCGATGCTGACGAAACTGAGGGCCAGTTCGCCCGCGCTGCCCTCGCGCAGGCGGCGGGCGATATAGGGCAGCGCGGCGATCCCGGCCACGGCCGGCCGGACATGCTCCAGCCACTGGTGGCCGAAGGCGGTGAGCGCGACATTGCGCTTCGACCGGGTGAAAAGCGCCGCGCCCAGTTCCCGCTCCAGCGCCAGGATCGACTGGCTGAGCGGCGGCTGCGTCATCCCCAGCCGCTCGGCCGCGCGCCCGAAGTGAAGCGTATCGGCCACCGCAAGGAAATGATGAAGCTGGCGCAGGTCCTTCACGATTAAGTCTCCTGGCGACCTTATATCGCTTCAATAATATATTTCACAACCTTAGGGGAAAAGCATAGACGCGGGCACGACAAGATCGATCCCGAGGATTGCCGACATGCCAGCCTATCGTTCACGCACCAGCACCCACGGCCGCAACATGGCGGGCGCGCGCGGCCTGTGGCGCGCCACCGGCATGACCGACGAGGATTTCGGCAAGCCGATCATCGCCATCGCCAACAGCTTCACCCAGTTCGTGCCCGGCCATGTCCATCTGAAGGACCTGGGCCAGCTCGTCGCGCGTGAGATCGAGGCGGCGGGCGGCGTCGCCAAGGAGTTCAACACGATCGCGGTCGATGACGGGATTGCGATGGGCCATGGCGGCATGCTCTATTCGCTGCCCAGCCGCGACCTGATCGCCGACAGCGTCGAATATATGGTCAACGCGCATTGCGCGGACGCGCTGCTGTGCATCTCCAACTGCGACAAGATCACGCCCGGCATGCTGATGGCGGCGATGCGGCTCAACATCCCGGTCATCTTCGTCTCGGGCGGGCCGATGGAAGCCGGCAAGGCCGATATACGGGGCAAGACGATCGCGCTCGACCTGGTCGACGCGATGGTGGTCGCCGCCGACGAGAGCTATACCGATGAGGAGGTGAAAGTCATCGAGCGCTCGGCCTGCCCCACCTGCGGCAGCTGTTCGGGCATGTTCACCGCCAACAGCATGAACTGCCTCACCGAGGCGCTGGGCCTGTCGCTGCCGGGCAACGGATCGATCCTGGCCACCCACGCCGATCGCGAAAAGCTGTTCCGCGAGGCGGGCCACACCATCGTCGACCTGGCGAAGCGCTGGTACGAGCAGGACGACGCATCCGCCCTGCCGCGCAACATCGCCAATTTCACGGCGTTCGAAAATGCGATGAGCCTGGATATCGCGATGGGCGGATCGACCAACACCGTGCTCCACCTGCTCGCCGCCGCGCATGAGGGCGAGGTGGATTTCACCATGGCCGACATCGACCGGCTGTCGCGGCGCGTCCCCTGCCTGTGCAAGGTCGCGCCCGCCAAGCAGGACGTGCATATGGAGGACGTTCACCGCGCCGGCGGCATCATGGCGATCCTTGGCCAGCTCGACCGCGCCGGCCTGATCGACGCCAGCCTGCCCACCGTCCATTCGGCAACGCTCGGCGACGCGCTCGACCGCTGGGACATCAGCCGCACCGAGAGCGAGGCGGTGCGGGAGTTCTATAAGGCGGCGCCGGGCGGCGTTCGCACCACGGTCGCGTTCAGCACCAGCAACCGCTGGAAGGAACTCGATACCGACCGCGCCAATGGCGTGATCCGCGATGCCGAGCACCCCTTTTCCAGGGATGGCGGCCTGGCCGTGCTGTTCGGCAATCTCGCGCCCGAGGGCTGCATCGTGAAGACGGCGGGCGTCGACGATTCCATCCTGACCTTCCACGGCACCGCGCGGGTCTATGAGAGCCAGGACGCATCGGTGGCCGGCATCCTCGGCAATGAGGTGAAGGAAGGCGAGGTCGTCGTCATCCGCTATGAGGGGCCGAAGGGCGGACCGGGCATGCAGGAGATGCTCTACCCGACGAGCTATCTGAAATCGAAGGGCCTGGGGAAGGCTTGCGCGCTGATCACCGACGGGCGCTTCTCGGGCGGCACATCGGGCCTGTCGATCGGCCATGTCTCGCCGGAAGCGGCGGAAGGCGGCCTGATCGCGCTGGTCGCTACCGGCGACCCGATCGTCATCGACATCCCCAACCGGGTGATCAGGCTGGACATCTCCGACGCGGAGATCGCCGCCCGCACCGAGGAGATGCTGGCGCGCGGCAAGAAGGCGTGGAAGCCGTTCGGCCGCAAGCGCGACGTCTCGCCCGCGCTGCGCGCCTATGCCGCGCTCACCACCAACGCCGCGCGCGGCGCGGTGCGCGACGTCAGCCAGGTCGAGCAGGACTGAACCGCCGCCTCCGCCGACGATTGCGGACTCCGCTGCCGTAGCGTCATCCTTTGGTCTAAATCCGGGGCCCGGCCTCTTGCCCGGCGCCCCGGTTCAGGTCATTCGGGTCTCACCAGATCACGGGAAACGGGCAGCGCAGGCGAGATCGCCACCGCCCTTCCGGACGGGAGTTACAGTATGCGTAGCGCACAGCAGTTCGAAGTCCGCAGCCGTACCGACGCCCAGCATCGCGTCGTCACCGTCGCCATGGCGCGGCCGGCCGAACCGAAATGGCCGCTGGGCGCGCAGGTCGCGTTCATCACCGGCAGCGCTGCCGCGCTCTGGATCGCGATCGGCGTAGCGGTGAGTATCCTCCTCTAAACAGTTTGTCGCGCGGGGTGGCATGGGACCCGTCGGCTGGCCTGTGGGCCGAGGCCGGCGGGTCCCTTTTCCTTTTGGACGCTCATCGGTCCTCCTGGCGAAGCCGGAATGCGGGACTGCGGCAATCCGGCTCCAGCATTGCCGTAATTGCGTCTGGCTGAACGTGGGGGTGTTCATCAACCGGTCCATTGTCGTCATTCCCGCGAAAGCGGGAATCCATGGACGGCGATCCGCAAAGGCTCCTGTTCATCGTGACCGTGGATTCCCGCTCTCGCGGGAATGACGCCTCTGGTGGTGACGCCCCCCCAGGTTCCGCAGGACGACGTCGGAAGAAGGGAACCCCTCCCCTCCACAACCGTAATGCCACCATGCCCGCCGCCTTCCTGCTCGCGCTTGGCGACCTCGCCGACCGGCACATCCTGGGCATATTGGTCCGATCGCTGCTGATAACGCTGGCCCTGTTCGCCCTGCTCGGGCTGGCGCTCGGCTGGCTGCTGGCCGGTGCCGATCCCTGCGCGGCGTTCGGCGACATGGAATGCACGCTGAGCGCCACGACCGGCGGCATCGGCGCGCTGGCGCTGACGCTGGCGGCGATCTGGTTCCTGTTTCCCGCGGTCGCGATCGGCGTGATCTGCGCCTATGTCGAGCGGATCGCCCAGATCATCGAGCGGCGCCATTATCCCGCCGCCGCCGAACGCGCTCGATCGATCGGCGTGGGGGCGGTCGCCTGGCTGGGGCTGCGCTCGGCGCTCCGGGTGATCCTCTACAACCTCGCCGCCCTGCCCTTCTACATCCTGCTGCTCATCACCGGCATCGGCCCGCTGATCCTGTTCGTGATCGTCAATGGCATCGCCTTCGGCCGCGACCTGGGCGAGATGGTCGCCGCCCGCCACGGCGATCGCGCCACCCGCTATGCGTGGCTGGGCGAGACGCGGCTCAGCCGGATGCTGATCGGATCGGCGGTGACGGGGCTGTTCCTGGTGCCCTTCCTGAACCTGCTCGCCCCGGTGCTGGGCGCGGCGGCGACCGTCCATCTCTTCCATCGCCGCGCCGCCTGATCTTTTGTCGGCGGGGCATGACGAAAATTGCCCTGCCGCCTCCTGCCACGCTTCCTAGGATGCCGCCACGGGAGAGACAGCATGATCCAGACAGCCGAAATTCTGACGCGGACGGATTTCGACGGCGCCAGGCTGGTCGACGTCGACATATTCGCGCAGGACTTCAAGCGCCGGCCCTATGCCCATTTCAGCCGCTGGACGACCGAGGCGCCCTTCTATGTCGAAGCCGGCGGCGCGCCGCAGGCGGTGGTCGCGCGCCATTCGGCGGTGATGCGGGCCTTCAGCGACCATGAATATTTCAGCAGCCGCAAGCGGCCATGGCCCGGCATGGAGAAATATGCCTATTTCCAGGGCCTGCCGGTGGTGGCCGACAGCGACCCGCCCGATCACACCCGGCTGCGCCGGCTGATGACCCCGGCCTTCACCCCCAGGCGGATCAGCGCGATCGAGGACGGGCTGGCGCTGCATGTCGATGCCATGCTCGACCGGTTCGAGACCGCTGGCCGCTTCGATGCCGCGATCGATTATGGCCGCGAGCTTGCCGCCCATATCCTTTTCGCGCTGCTGCTGGACCTTCCGCAGGAGGCCTGGCCGATCTTCCTGCGCATCGCCCACGCCATGTCGACCTATAACGATCTTTCCGCCGGCGACTCCCCCGCCGCCGCCTTCATCGACGCCTGGGCCGAAGGCCGCGCCTATTGCGAGGCGATGATCGACGAGCAGCGCCGCCGCCCCTCCGACAGCGTCGTCGCCGGGATCATCGACGCCCATAACGAGGAAGGCCGGATCACCACCGACGAGCTGCTGGCCACACTCTTCACCCTCTACATCGCCGGCCATGGCGGCATCGCCAACACCGTCGCCTGGACGCTGCTGCGGCTCTGCCAGAATCCCGACCAGCTCGACTTGCTTCGGCGCGAGCCCGAACGGATCATGGCCGCCGTCGACGAGGGCATTCGCCACGATCCCAGCGGCTATCATGTGCTGCGCTTCGCCACCCATGATTTCGAGTTCGAAGGGCTGCGGCTGTGGCGGGACATGCCGGTGCTGATCATCAGCGGCGCCCCCAATTATGATCCGGCGCGCTATCCCGATCCGCTGCGGTTCGACATCGCGCGTGAGGGGCGGCGCGACATCACCGCCTTCGGCTATGGCGTCCACCACTGCATCGGCATGCTGCTGTCGCGCCGGATCGGCCGGATCGCGATCGAGGCCCCGGTGCGGCGCTTCGCGCGGCTGCGGCTCGCCGATCCCGGTTTCGAGCCCGGCATCGTCGGCGGACCGAAGGAGCGCGGGCCGGATTCGGTGCCCCTGCTGATCGGCTGACCCATTTCTGAACCACCGCGCCAATGGTGCGTTACGTGCAGAAGTAGTGATGTTGCTTTAGGAGGTAGACGTGGCTTCGGTCAGCGACAGCCCATCCCTGCGGCGGCGGGAGCTGCTCCGCAGCCTGCGCCGGACCCGGACGATGTTCGCACGGATTGGCGATCATGCGCGCTCGGTGAAGGTCGAACTGGGCATCCAGATGCTGCTCGACCAGCGGGTCAGCGACCGGATGATCGAACTGCTTGAACAGGGCGCCGCCGTGGCGGCGCGCGACGCGGTGGCGGCAAGCGGGGCCTAGAGGCTTTTAGGCGGCCTTTGCTCCGGCCGACCACTCTCCGTCCTTTTCGAACTTCTTCAGATAGTTGAACAGGCCACGGGGGACGGGCTTCTTGCCCGGGTCATACCAGGGCAGCAGGTTGGCGAGCAGCGGCTTCAGGAAGACGCGGCGGTTGAACCTTTCGAAGGTCTTGATATCCGCGCGCAGCTGCCTTTTCTCGTCGTCCGACATCCGCTCCATCTCGACCTGCCGCATATAGGCGACCGCCCGGCTGGAGAAGCCGCGCAGATGCCGGATCGCGAAGATCAGGCCATAGAGCCGATAGAAATAGCCATTGATGATCCGCCCGATCAGTCCGCGGCAATATATCGCCTTGAAGTACTGGAAGCAGACTTCGCGGTGCTCGAATTCCTCGGCCATGTGCCATTTCCAGAGGCGGATGGCG
The sequence above is drawn from the Rhizorhabdus dicambivorans genome and encodes:
- a CDS encoding EI24 domain-containing protein; translation: MPAAFLLALGDLADRHILGILVRSLLITLALFALLGLALGWLLAGADPCAAFGDMECTLSATTGGIGALALTLAAIWFLFPAVAIGVICAYVERIAQIIERRHYPAAAERARSIGVGAVAWLGLRSALRVILYNLAALPFYILLLITGIGPLILFVIVNGIAFGRDLGEMVAARHGDRATRYAWLGETRLSRMLIGSAVTGLFLVPFLNLLAPVLGAAATVHLFHRRAA
- a CDS encoding cytochrome P450, with translation MIQTAEILTRTDFDGARLVDVDIFAQDFKRRPYAHFSRWTTEAPFYVEAGGAPQAVVARHSAVMRAFSDHEYFSSRKRPWPGMEKYAYFQGLPVVADSDPPDHTRLRRLMTPAFTPRRISAIEDGLALHVDAMLDRFETAGRFDAAIDYGRELAAHILFALLLDLPQEAWPIFLRIAHAMSTYNDLSAGDSPAAAFIDAWAEGRAYCEAMIDEQRRRPSDSVVAGIIDAHNEEGRITTDELLATLFTLYIAGHGGIANTVAWTLLRLCQNPDQLDLLRREPERIMAAVDEGIRHDPSGYHVLRFATHDFEFEGLRLWRDMPVLIISGAPNYDPARYPDPLRFDIAREGRRDITAFGYGVHHCIGMLLSRRIGRIAIEAPVRRFARLRLADPGFEPGIVGGPKERGPDSVPLLIG
- a CDS encoding LysR family transcriptional regulator translates to MKDLRQLHHFLAVADTLHFGRAAERLGMTQPPLSQSILALERELGAALFTRSKRNVALTAFGHQWLEHVRPAVAGIAALPYIARRLREGSAGELALSFVSIADYSLLPALVRHYAARFPQVEVTLAEATSDVQIAALLDGRGHAGIIVPPDGALPDALSYMPLLREPLVAAIPEAWVDEARQRHGGWLGGDWLDRPLILFPRRVAPVFHDRITAYLERQGRPPHVRQEAIQMQTIISLVSAGMGFALVPASMRNLARTGVLYVDLEEAPMLETGLAWRGADDSATLAAFLDVARGIDIGAVS
- the ilvD gene encoding dihydroxy-acid dehydratase, translated to MPAYRSRTSTHGRNMAGARGLWRATGMTDEDFGKPIIAIANSFTQFVPGHVHLKDLGQLVAREIEAAGGVAKEFNTIAVDDGIAMGHGGMLYSLPSRDLIADSVEYMVNAHCADALLCISNCDKITPGMLMAAMRLNIPVIFVSGGPMEAGKADIRGKTIALDLVDAMVVAADESYTDEEVKVIERSACPTCGSCSGMFTANSMNCLTEALGLSLPGNGSILATHADREKLFREAGHTIVDLAKRWYEQDDASALPRNIANFTAFENAMSLDIAMGGSTNTVLHLLAAAHEGEVDFTMADIDRLSRRVPCLCKVAPAKQDVHMEDVHRAGGIMAILGQLDRAGLIDASLPTVHSATLGDALDRWDISRTESEAVREFYKAAPGGVRTTVAFSTSNRWKELDTDRANGVIRDAEHPFSRDGGLAVLFGNLAPEGCIVKTAGVDDSILTFHGTARVYESQDASVAGILGNEVKEGEVVVIRYEGPKGGPGMQEMLYPTSYLKSKGLGKACALITDGRFSGGTSGLSIGHVSPEAAEGGLIALVATGDPIVIDIPNRVIRLDISDAEIAARTEEMLARGKKAWKPFGRKRDVSPALRAYAALTTNAARGAVRDVSQVEQD
- a CDS encoding bifunctional ADP-dependent NAD(P)H-hydrate dehydratase/NAD(P)H-hydrate epimerase, producing the protein MSARTEGRPILTAAETRAAEEAVFATGLTVDAAMQRAGAAVAEAAWRYAGRAPTLVLCGPGNNGGDGYVIARLLHARGVPVRIAASGEPRTDVARVMRGLWGGPVEPLAEAKPAAVIIDALFGTGLARPLDPAIAAPLERLAAAARLRIAVDLPSGIGTDDGALLGPAIRYDMTVALAVLKPAHLLQPAAALMGRLVLGDIGIPGTSSLSEIARPHLPAPGPADHKYTRGHVVVAEGAMPGAALLSAMAAQRGGAGYVTLAGKGQGGPAAIVRRDAPLADLLADRRVGCALVGPGLGRDAAGRALLDAALASDKPLVLDADALMLLEGTGALPGLPVLTPHEGEFATLFGTLEGSRIERARAAAAQAQAVVVLKGPDTVVAAPDGRAAIGWPAPGWLASAGTGDVLAGLIAANRARGLAAFEAACAGVWLHRRAAELAGPGLIADDLIAHLPKALSECSWS